In Oryza sativa Japonica Group chromosome 1, ASM3414082v1, the genomic stretch CGGGCTTCGCATGCTCGTCAACCAGATGCACTGCACCGCGAACGGCTCGGTGCGCGCCTACGTCGTCTTCTCCAACTACACGGACTCAGAgagacggtggcggcgcgacaTGGTCATCAATAACCGCTTCTTGGTCAAGGAggaggccgtcgtcgccgacgggTACTGGGACTCGACGACGAGCCGGCTCTGCCTCAGGGCGTGCCGGGTGGCGCACTCGTCGGCGGCAGAGACGGAGCTGAAGGTGGGCGAGCAGTGCGGCCTCGGGATGAGCTTCTGGTTCCCGGCCGTGTGGACGATCCGGGACCGGAGCATCGTGGCCGGGCTGCTCTGGAACGCGAACCAGGAGGAGAGCGGCGGTAACAAGCACGCCGGTGCTTCGCTCTCCGGcgtgatgtcggtgtcaagcatCGACGGCGACGGGTACAACCGTAGGCGTAGCAACCTCACCGACGTCAAATACAACTACACGATGGTTGAGAAGGCGAAGAAACAGTATCTCAGCTGCAAGTTCAGCAAGAGGAAGACAGGACGGTTCCCAGGCAACAGCAGCATGTACTCGTACAGCGACTTCAGATTCGACTTCATCGAAACCCTGGGCGCTGGAGGACAAGCGTCTCCGGTGACCATCGGGTCGGTGATGGTCGACGGCGATCAGCTGGCAGCAGAATACATGTTCTTCCGACATGCCATGGGAGAGATGAACAAGAGCCGGACAACAGTGGTCAGGATGGATCATTCCCAGCTGCTGAATGTCAGCTACGATATAAGCTATCGTGTCCGATCTGCAAATTCGAAAGCACGTAAGAACAGTTCATCATTATTTTCACATCCCCTGTCAATTGAGCGTCGAGAAATTTCAGCCGAAGGAGTGTACGATCCAAAGACAGGAATCCTGTTCATGGTCGGCTGCCAAGAGATCAATGGCTCCTCCACTGACTGTCAAATACTGGTAACAGTTCATTTTGCCTCTTTGGATGCCAAGGGGAATGGTCACGGCAGGGGGAAGATCAGTAGCACGAGAGACAAGGCAGATCGTCTCCACTTCGAAGCGATGGACATCACCTTGTACGGGATGTACAGGGAGCAGATCGGCGAGTCGATCTGGAGGATGGACCTGGAGATCATCATGGCGGTGGTCTCCGCGACGCTGTCGTGCGTCTTCGCCGCGCTGCAGATCCGCCACGCCAGGGCGAACCCCGCGTCGGCTCCGTCCGCCACGTCGGTCGCCATGCTCGCCGTCCTGGCCCTGGGCCACGTGACCCACCTCGCGCTCAACGTCGACGCCCTGTTCGTCAGCAGGAGGACGCACTACATCCCGATTTCCGCCGATGGGTGGCTCGAGCTGAACGAGGTGATGCTGCGTGTGCCCACGCTGATCGCCTTCGCGCTGCACCTCTGCCTCCTCCAGCTGGTGTGGTCCAGCCGGCGATCGGCCCCCCGCGCCATAGCCGAGAAATGGTCGGCCGCCGAGAGGAGATCGCTGTGGATCTGCCTGCCGTTGTACCTGCtcggcggcctcctcgccgggGCAGTTCACGTCATCAACAATGGCCGTGCTGCAGCGGAGAACTCGCTGGTCGTCCGTGTCGCGGGCGATTCGGGCACGCTGTGGGACGACCTCGCGTCGTACGCggggctggtcctggacgggttCCTCCTGCCGCAGGTGATCCTGAACGCGTTGTCCCGGTCCAGGGCGAGGGCCATCTCGGCGTGGTTCTACGTCGGGGTgaccgtgctccgcgcggcgcCTCACGTGTACGACGCGCTGAGGGCTCGCGGCTACGTGCCGAGCGTGAGGCCGTCGTCGACTTACGTGTACGCGAGCCCACGCGACGATCTCTTCGGCGTCGCGTGGGACGTCGCCGTGCCGTTGGGGGCGGCGTCGCTGGCGCTGCTGCTGTTCTTGCAGCAGCGGCTTGGAGGTGCCTTCTTCGTGAGGGGCAGGAGGTTTGGTGAATACGAGATGGTGCCCACCACGGTTAGCTCCCATCAGGAGGGCGACAAGAAGATGGATCATGAACGCGGGGATGTTATAGCAAATTGAATGGGagattattttaaacttgagaGGATACTGTCCCGTTATTTACATGACatttaaatggttataaaaaataaaaataaaaatatagactaatatgtgataaatcactacacaagtttaaatttaacttctacaagttgcaacgaaaaagtaaatttaactgttgtcagggttatggataccacattagttgactaaatctcggcaggacccaccacataccatgtcctatacggaaacaaactGCGGATagaggaggagttccggataagaaaagacaaccagagttctacatggaaacgacaaggactattcagattgtattcatattggtttctctagttctacttggacaaggggaacctatgggtataaatacaagaccccctaagaggagaggggacacagaCAACATAGACGCCACAAgccaatacaagccaacatacgctaagacaagacgccagatatcgacttcagagataggcacgGCTAGTCCTCTACGGTGTCTCTGGATACTGA encodes the following:
- the LOC4325270 gene encoding uncharacterized protein, whose translation is MAPAKKSPRPCCHVSFLLLQLVLLSVIVFPATAAAASTFRCSNPSPVPNEVPEGNDARELLRSFQITTGYFSGGDRLFAPDDDSAYIPRSFALSPYKVAHTTDPAILEVAATLALYGPSSDHGSGGGARRRRHRYLVSQLVASFVLHGYYSSASGELCVVGGSGSYSVDGGSVEHLRDVNLHLRVPNAPSLADPFVTGLLDGADFETISLVAYVENDRYVYSEKRPSCPPPMPAHAARGALQALEANFSCSHLRELFVSSYRLENTSSDASSPAASTFQFPLSHGGLRMLVNQMHCTANGSVRAYVVFSNYTDSERRWRRDMVINNRFLVKEEAVVADGYWDSTTSRLCLRACRVAHSSAAETELKVGEQCGLGMSFWFPAVWTIRDRSIVAGLLWNANQEESGGNKHAGASLSGVMSVSSIDGDGYNRRRSNLTDVKYNYTMVEKAKKQYLSCKFSKRKTGRFPGNSSMYSYSDFRFDFIETLGAGGQASPVTIGSVMVDGDQLAAEYMFFRHAMGEMNKSRTTVVRMDHSQLLNVSYDISYRVRSANSKARKNSSSLFSHPLSIERREISAEGVYDPKTGILFMVGCQEINGSSTDCQILVTVHFASLDAKGNGHGRGKISSTRDKADRLHFEAMDITLYGMYREQIGESIWRMDLEIIMAVVSATLSCVFAALQIRHARANPASAPSATSVAMLAVLALGHVTHLALNVDALFVSRRTHYIPISADGWLELNEVMLRVPTLIAFALHLCLLQLVWSSRRSAPRAIAEKWSAAERRSLWICLPLYLLGGLLAGAVHVINNGRAAAENSLVVRVAGDSGTLWDDLASYAGLVLDGFLLPQVILNALSRSRARAISAWFYVGVTVLRAAPHVYDALRARGYVPSVRPSSTYVYASPRDDLFGVAWDVAVPLGAASLALLLFLQQRLGGAFFVRGRRFGEYEMVPTTVSSHQEGDKKMDHERGDVIAN